The Longimicrobiales bacterium genomic sequence TCCTGCTCCAGTGCGGCGACCACGCCGATCGCGTGTCGTGGCGTGAGCGGGACCTCGCGGCGTGCATCCGATTCCGGTGCCGCGTCCGGGTCCGGCTCGGTCGAGCGCGTGTACACGTGCGTCGCGGTGACGTGCACGCCCTCGCGGTGGAAGCGCGCGAGCAGCTCGGTGCCCCAGGTGCGTACGGGCGACGTCGCATTGAACAGTTCCAGCAGCGACGGATCCGCCTCCGACGTGCGTGCCTGCACCGCGTCCTCGATGCGTGAGCCGAACAGCGTCGCGTTGAACTCGAAGGGACCGCGCGTGTGGCCGACGTCGAGCGAGACCGTCTGCGCACGCTCCGCGTCGAGCTCGCCCCAGCCGGTGATGCGGGCGAGGCCGATCGCTTCTGCCTCCTCGATCCACGGCGTCGGCGCGAAGAAGCCCGTGCCACCCGACGCGCGTATGCTCCAGTCCTCGGCCGGGCGAACGAGCGCGGAGAGGCGCGGGCTGAGGAAGGCGCCGTACTCGTTGTGGTGGTCGACGCGTGCGCTCGCGGAGAGCGTGAGCCAGCGCGCGGCGTCGAATTCGTCCTGCACGAACAGGCCCGGCACGGCGTAGGAGTAGTCGAAGCCGGCGACGTCGTCCGCGTCGTAGCGCTCGTACTGCAGCGCCGCGCCGAGCACCCAGGTGTGCGCGCCGCTCGTCGCCGACAGCGCCGTCTCGGCAAAGCCGGTCGCATGCCGGTCCCGCTCACGCGCCACGCCGAAGCGGTGCTCGTGCCGCTGCAGCGTGCCGGAGCCGCGCACGCTGAGCAGGCGCGATCCGCCGAGCAGCACGCGTGCGACGATGCCCGCGTCGGCGCGTCGCGTATCGAGTGCTTCTGCGTGGGTCGTGCCCGCGGGCGTGGTGCCGTCGTCGGTGGTGCCGCCCTCGCGCTCCTCGATCATGCCGCCCGCGGTCAGCAGCACGCTCGCGCCGCGCTCGTTGTTCCAGAACACGCGCGGCCGGATCACGCCCCGGCGGAACGACGGCAGGTCGGCCCAGCCGTCCTCGTCCACGTCCGCAGTGGACTGCCGGTGTCCGCTCGCCAGCAGCGTGTATCCCCACGAGTCTCCCAGCTCCTGGGAGGTCCACAGGATCGCGTCCGTTCCGCCCAGCGTGCTCTGGTTCAACAGCAGTTCGCGCTCGCGCTCTTCGTGCGGCCGGCGCGAGATCAGGTTCACGACGCCACCGAGCGCGGACGCGCCGTACAGCGCCGACGCCGCGCCCTTGATCACCTCGACCTGCGCCAGGTCCATGGGCGGGATCTGCAGCGGGCCGAGCGCGCTGGTCTGCCCGCCGAAGAGCGGCAGCCCGTCCGACAGGATCTGCGTGTAGCGGCCGCGCAGCCCCTGGATCCGCACGCTCGCACCCCCCAGCGACGGCGCCGTCGGCTGCACGCGCAGTCCGGCGGTCTCGTTCAGCAGCATCGCGATGTCGCCGGGCGTCATGAGGAGCTTCTCCTCGATCTCCTCGCGCCCCACGACCTCGACGCGGATCGGCTCGTCCTCGATGCGCCGCTCCGCGCGTGTGCTCGTCACCAGGATCGCCTCGTGCTCGATGACGGTGTCGGGCGGCGTCGCTTGCGCGTGCAGCATGCGCGGCGCGGCGAGCGCGGGGAGCGCAGCGCCGACGAGGAGGGCAAGGGCAGTGGGGTGGCGCAGAATCATCATTCGGTCGGTCCGTGCGATTGGTGCAGGCGGCGGCGGTGGCGGCCGCGGTCGCCGTGCCTTCTGGCGGCGGCAACGGCGGCCGCGGTGGCGGCCTGGACCTGGTGCGGGAGGCGGTGCCAGTGTCGACCGGCGTCGCCGCCACGGATATCGGCTGGAATGTAGCAGGCAACGTTGCTCGCGTCCCGTGCGCCGGCGACGTGTGCAACGTTGCCTTTGATAATCAGAGCCAATGTTGCTCGCATTGGATCGGCCCGCGACGCGTGCAACGTTGCCTTTGATTATCGAAGCCAATGTTGCTCGCGTTCGGGAAACGGCGGATGCGCGCAACGTTGCCTTTGAAGAACGAGGAGGAAAGGGCAGGAGCTGCGCTCGCAGCGCGTCGCAAGGCGACGTGCGGGCGGGCAGGGACCGGACAGACCGGACAGACCGGACAGACCGGACAGCGCAGACAGACCGTTCAGCGCGCGAACACGCCCGCGACCACCTCCGGCTCCGCCGCGTCACCCTCGACGCCGCGTGTCACGACGTCGATCCGGACCCCCAGGGACAGCGCGTACTCCGCCGCCTCTCCCGCAAGCTCGGATCCGGAATGTTCGTTTGCGCCCTCCAGGATCAGCGCGACGCGGCCGACGCCGGCATCCGCGACCGCGTCCAGCAGTGCGAGCACCGGTGGCAGCGCTGCCGGTGCACAGCCGACCACGCCCCAGCACCCCGCCATCGCCTGTCGCAGGCTTTCGAAATCATTCGAGTCCCCGCGGACGATCTCGACGTCCGGCGTTGCAGCGAACCGCGCGGGCGCTCCGTGATCGTGCGGCACCATCACGCGCACCGCGAAGCCGCCGTGACGCCGGAGCGCTTCGACGATGCGCACGCCGGCGTCACTGCACGCGCGGGTCACCAGCACGACAGGCCGAAGCTCGTTCATCGTTCGCCCTCCAGTGCCGGTGACCCGCCTGACTGCACTCAGTGGCCGTGCGCCGCGCCCTTGTGGCTCGCGCAGCTCACGTCGGGGTTGAACTGTGCGAAGGTGCCGCGCGGATTCTCGCGGTAGAGCCACACGTGCAGGTCATAGTGCGGAGCGAAGCGGTGCGCCTCGTCCAGCTCGGTCGCGGGGTCGTCCACCATCAGGTTGTAGGGCTGACCCATGAATGCGGGCGGCTCGGTGTTGCCCGCCGCCTTCCACGCCTCCAGGAAGACCAGGTTCTCGACGGCGACGAGCTCGAGCGAACCGTCGGCCTGCGGCTCGTAGATGAGCACGCCCGGCTGGAGGAAGTCGGTGTGCGTGCTGCTGCCGTCCACGCGCGGGTTGGGCGGCGCGGTGATGCCGAGCCGGCCGGGGTGGGCGAAATGGATGCCCATGGCGCCGTCGCTGGCCGGGCGGCCCATCATGTCGGCGGTCTCGCAGACGTCGAACGGGTCGCGCATGTAGCCGTCCGCGATCGCGACGTCGACGTCCTGGTACTTCATCGTCGCAGCGCGCACCTGCGCGAGCGCCGAGTCCATCGCAGCGCTGAGCGCCGGCGCATCGGGCGTCGCCTCCGGCGACGTCCTGCCGTCTGACTCCGCAGCGTCCGCCGTGGTGCACGCCGCCGCCAGTCCGAGCACACCCAGGGCGACCAGCCTCCGCGCCGTCCGACCACGCCGCACCTGCCGCATATCGCTTCGCATCGTTGTCCTCCATGCTGATGTTGGGTTCAGGAATGGGGTCGCGGCCCCATCTGCGTGGAAGGATGGCCGGAGGGCGATTACAGGCCGCTTACAGGCGGGAACGCATGGGCGGACGGATGACGGATTCCGGGGCAGGCGACAGCCCGGTCTCGAAGCACGAGGGGGGTCGCGCTCGCGCGAGCCGCGTGCCTCGTGTCCTCGTGTCTCGCCGCCCGGCAGCCCGGCAGCCCGGCGGGAGCGGCACGCCCCGCTCAGGCCGACTGCTGCAGCTCCCGGTACAGCGCCGCCGTGTCGCTGGACGGCTTCGTCCCGAGCTGCTCGCCCATCAGGCGCGCGACGTTCTCGTACAGCCGGATCGCTTCGACGCGCTGGCCCGCCATGGCATAGCAGGTCATGAGCGCACGGCAGGCGGGCTCGTCCAGAGGCTCGACCGCCAGCAGTGCACGGAACGCATCCGCCGCCTCGGCCGGCCTGCGCTCCTCCATGCGATGCGCACCGAGTGCGCGCAACCCGTCCCGGTAAAGGCGCTGCAGCTCGTCGCGCACCGGCAGGTGCCAGTCGCCGACCAGCTCACCGGCGAGGAAATCGCCACGATAGAGCTGCAGTGCTGCGGCCAGCGCATCGGCGTCGCTGCTGCGCTGTCGGAGGTATGCGTTCACACCGTCGCGGAACGTGCGGACGTCGAATGCGACGCGCAGCGCGGGATCGATGCGGTACCGGTCGCCGGCAATCGTGATCCAGTCGTGCTGCCCGAGCGCGCGACGCAGGCGGTGCAGCGTGACGTGGAACGCGTTCTTGACCTGCACTGCGGACGACTCGGGCCAGAACTCGAGTCCCACCTGCTCACGCGTGCAGCCATCGGCATGACAGAGCAGGAGCAGCAGCAGCTCGCGGGGTTTGCTCGACCCGAATGCGTCACCGGCCAGTGGCTCGCCGCGCACGCGCACCTCGAGCGGTCCGAGTGCGCGGACGTCGAGCTCGGGCGGTGACGTATCCGTCGCCGGTCGCGCGCGCTCATGGACCGCAGGGCCATAACCGGCCACGACGCGGTCCGGATCCATGGATTCTGGACGAGTCCCGTGTCCGCCGGCCGTGATCATGCGCACCGCATCCGCCGCCGGCATTGCCTCTCCCGCCGCGTACGCAGCAGCGAACGCCTGCTCACCCATTGCACCCACGGCAGCCTCGCGGAGCCGCGCGTGCTGCACCAGCTCGAGCGGCGTCGGCGCGATGCCGCTGCGCATGCGCAGCCGGTCGGTCACGCCGAGCAGGCGTGCGGCGCCTGGCGGATCGCCGCGGCGGTAGAACAGCAGCGACGCGGTGTCGAGGGCCTGCACGAGTCCCCAGCGCTCGTCGTGACGAAGGTGGCTCGTCGCACTCTCCTCCAGGCATGCGTGCGCCGCGTCCAGCTCGTCCTGCAGTACGAGCACGCGCGCGAGCGCGGCGAGCGGGTAGGCGATGGTCGGGTGCGAGCCCCACGCACGTGCGACATCGACAGCGGTCTGGTAGCAGGTGCGTGCGAATGCGACGTCGCCGCCGGCGAGTGCGACGGTGCCGCGCCAGTACCGGCCGAATGCGTAGAGCAGCGCGCGCGGGTAATCGTCGTGCGGAATGTCGGCGGGGCTGCCGAGCGCCGCTTCCGCCTCGTCGAACAGGCGGAACGCGCCGGCCGCATCGCCGCCCATGCCTGCGGCAATGCCGAAGCCGATCAGTGCAAACGCGCGATCTGTGCTGCGCTCGGTTTCGCGCAGCAGCTCGACCGCTGCGCCGAGCGGTGGCAGCACGGCGGCAGCATCGCCCGTCCAGAGTGCAGTGAAGCCGAGCGTTGTGAGCGCGCGGCCGCGGATGTGCGGCGGTGCGTCGGGCGCACGCTCGAGCGCGCGCTGGAGCATGCGACGCGGCTCGTCGAACTGGCCGTGTGCGAAGTCGTACCAGAGGAGTGCGGCGCCGAGCTGGAGCGCGAGGGTCGCGCGCGCGGCGTCGGCATCGCACCACGCCATTGCCGCGCGCAGGTTGCCGTGCTCCCGCTCGACGCGCGCCATCCATGGCATGCCGCGCGCGCCGCCGAGGATGTGCGGCTCCGCCAGCTCTGCGAACTCCACGAAGAACTCCGCGTGGCGCGTCCGCATCCGTTCCGTCTCACCGGATTGCTCCAGCTTCTGCCACGCATACTGCCGCACCGTTTCGAGCAATGTGAACCGCGCCTCGCCCTGCGCCTCACGCGCGGTGACGAGCGAGCGGTCGACCAGCGCCTCCAGCAGGTCGAGCACGTGCTCGGCAGGAACGGCATCGTCTCCGGCGACGCGTTCGGCAGCCTCGAGAGTGAAGCCACCGGTGAACACGGCAAGGCGCGCGAGCAGCCGACGCTCGTCGTCCGTGAGCAGTGCATGACTCCAGTCGATCAGCGCGCGCAGCGTGCGATGACGCGGCAGCCGCTGCGTCGACGTCGTCGACAGCACGCTCAGCATGGAATCCAGTCGTGCGGCAAGCTGCGGTGGTGGCAGCGTGCGCACGCGTGCTGCAGCCAGCTCGATCGCGAGCGGCAGGCCGTCGAGGCGCCTGCAGACGTGCAGGACCGCGGCGGTGTTCGACGCCGTGAGGGCGAAGCCGGGCTGCACGTCTGCGGCGCGCTGCACGAAGAGCTGCACCGCGGGAGATGCAGCCGCGTGCTCGTCGTCTTCGGGCAGCGCGAGCGGCGGGACGACCCACGCCTTCTCGCCAGTGATGCCGAGCGCCTGGCGACTGGTCGTGAGGATGCGTGTGCCCGGACAGGCGCGCAGCAGGGATTCGACCAGTGCCGCGGACGCATCGAGCACGTGCTCACAGTTGTCCAGCACCAGCAGCACGGCGCTGGCATCGAGCAGGTCGATGAGTGTGGCCTCCGGCGGGCGGCCGGGCTGCTCGCATGCGCCGAGCACACCCGCCACGTGCGGCGCGACGGCTGCCGGATCGTCGAGCGCGGCGAGGTCGATCCATGCGACGGCGCCCGCGTAGCGGCGTCGCATGGCAGTGCCGACGGCCGCAGCCAGCCGCGTCTTGCCGGTGCCGCCCGCACCGACCAGCGACACCAGGCGCGCCTCGCGGAACAGTGCGCACACGCGCGCGATGTCCGCCTCACGGCCGAGTACCGGCGTCAGGTAGTGAGGCAGCTCCGCCGTATCGGGAAACCCGACGACGCGGGCGCGGGGGGCGGGCGGCATTTCGTCCTTGCTCGGGAGAAGCGTCGAAGCGACGCACGCCAAGAGTGGTTCGACGGCACGAGTGGCGTCAAGGAGCGTGGGGCAGGGTCAGTGAGCCGCCCCGACGGGTCAGCGCTGGCGGGCGCCCTCGACCAGCTCGAGCAGCCGCCGGACTCGCGGCCGGACCTCGCCACCCGCACGCGTCACGAGGTACACCGTGTTCCAGCATCGTCGTCCCGACGCCGCGTACAGCACCTCCACCTCGCCACGCTCGCTCGCCGCGGCGGCCGAATCGCGCGGGACCACAGAGAGCCCCACCCCCGCGGCGACGAAGTCGATCACTTCCTCCAGCTCCGTGAAGCGGGCGCGGCTGCGTACGTGCTGCGGCTGCGCGCCGAAGCTCGCGTCGAACCAGCGGCCGAACACGTAATCGCACTCCTCGTACGTGACGAAGGAAAAGCGTGCGAGCGAATCGGCGGCCTCGAGGGGCGCGACACGCACCTCGGCGGCAACCGGGGGCGCCGCCACCAGCACGAGCTCCTCGTCGTAGGCGGGCAGGTACGTCAGCGCACTGGTGACCAGGCGCTTGTACACGAACGCTGCGTCGTAGCTGCCGGCCTCCAGTCGCTCGAGGATCGCATCCGCAGCGTCGTATTCCAGGATGAGCTCCAGCCCGCCGGTCGAGGACGCCTCCTGCCAGAGCGATCGCAGCGCGGGCATCAGGACGTACCGGCCGAAGCCGCTCGCGGAGCCGAGCCGCAGCGGCTCGAGATGCTCACCGGCACGACAGTCGGCGCGCACGCGCTCGAGCTGCGCGAACGTCGAGTCCGCGAAACGCAGCACGCGACGGCCTTCCGCTGTCAGGACCAGCGCGCGGCCTCCCCGCTCGAGCAGCCGCGCACCTAGCCTGTCCTCCAGCTTCCGCACCTGGTAGGACACCGCCGGCTGCGTGCAGCCGAGCCGCGCGGCGGCCGCGGTGAAGCTGCCTTCCGCACATACCGCCCGGAACGCCGCCAGGTAT encodes the following:
- a CDS encoding BTAD domain-containing putative transcriptional regulator, which gives rise to MPPAPRARVVGFPDTAELPHYLTPVLGREADIARVCALFREARLVSLVGAGGTGKTRLAAAVGTAMRRRYAGAVAWIDLAALDDPAAVAPHVAGVLGACEQPGRPPEATLIDLLDASAVLLVLDNCEHVLDASAALVESLLRACPGTRILTTSRQALGITGEKAWVVPPLALPEDDEHAAASPAVQLFVQRAADVQPGFALTASNTAAVLHVCRRLDGLPLAIELAAARVRTLPPPQLAARLDSMLSVLSTTSTQRLPRHRTLRALIDWSHALLTDDERRLLARLAVFTGGFTLEAAERVAGDDAVPAEHVLDLLEALVDRSLVTAREAQGEARFTLLETVRQYAWQKLEQSGETERMRTRHAEFFVEFAELAEPHILGGARGMPWMARVEREHGNLRAAMAWCDADAARATLALQLGAALLWYDFAHGQFDEPRRMLQRALERAPDAPPHIRGRALTTLGFTALWTGDAAAVLPPLGAAVELLRETERSTDRAFALIGFGIAAGMGGDAAGAFRLFDEAEAALGSPADIPHDDYPRALLYAFGRYWRGTVALAGGDVAFARTCYQTAVDVARAWGSHPTIAYPLAALARVLVLQDELDAAHACLEESATSHLRHDERWGLVQALDTASLLFYRRGDPPGAARLLGVTDRLRMRSGIAPTPLELVQHARLREAAVGAMGEQAFAAAYAAGEAMPAADAVRMITAGGHGTRPESMDPDRVVAGYGPAVHERARPATDTSPPELDVRALGPLEVRVRGEPLAGDAFGSSKPRELLLLLLCHADGCTREQVGLEFWPESSAVQVKNAFHVTLHRLRRALGQHDWITIAGDRYRIDPALRVAFDVRTFRDGVNAYLRQRSSDADALAAALQLYRGDFLAGELVGDWHLPVRDELQRLYRDGLRALGAHRMEERRPAEAADAFRALLAVEPLDEPACRALMTCYAMAGQRVEAIRLYENVARLMGEQLGTKPSSDTAALYRELQQSA
- a CDS encoding TonB-dependent receptor; its protein translation is MMILRHPTALALLVGAALPALAAPRMLHAQATPPDTVIEHEAILVTSTRAERRIEDEPIRVEVVGREEIEEKLLMTPGDIAMLLNETAGLRVQPTAPSLGGASVRIQGLRGRYTQILSDGLPLFGGQTSALGPLQIPPMDLAQVEVIKGAASALYGASALGGVVNLISRRPHEERERELLLNQSTLGGTDAILWTSQELGDSWGYTLLASGHRQSTADVDEDGWADLPSFRRGVIRPRVFWNNERGASVLLTAGGMIEEREGGTTDDGTTPAGTTHAEALDTRRADAGIVARVLLGGSRLLSVRGSGTLQRHEHRFGVARERDRHATGFAETALSATSGAHTWVLGAALQYERYDADDVAGFDYSYAVPGLFVQDEFDAARWLTLSASARVDHHNEYGAFLSPRLSALVRPAEDWSIRASGGTGFFAPTPWIEEAEAIGLARITGWGELDAERAQTVSLDVGHTRGPFEFNATLFGSRIEDAVQARTSEADPSLLELFNATSPVRTWGTELLARFHREGVHVTATHVYTRSTEPDPDAAPESDARREVPLTPRHAIGVVAALEQEGRGRIGAEFYFTGRQTLDENPYRATSPRYVIVGFLAERRFGPVRVFLNAENIFDTRQTRHDPLVLPAREPDGRWITDVWAPLDG
- a CDS encoding LysR family transcriptional regulator produces the protein MTDGGGLHDPTAPELPYLAAFRAVCAEGSFTAAAARLGCTQPAVSYQVRKLEDRLGARLLERGGRALVLTAEGRRVLRFADSTFAQLERVRADCRAGEHLEPLRLGSASGFGRYVLMPALRSLWQEASSTGGLELILEYDAADAILERLEAGSYDAAFVYKRLVTSALTYLPAYDEELVLVAAPPVAAEVRVAPLEAADSLARFSFVTYEECDYVFGRWFDASFGAQPQHVRSRARFTELEEVIDFVAAGVGLSVVPRDSAAAASERGEVEVLYAASGRRCWNTVYLVTRAGGEVRPRVRRLLELVEGARQR
- a CDS encoding NAD(P)H-binding protein; the protein is MNELRPVVLVTRACSDAGVRIVEALRRHGGFAVRVMVPHDHGAPARFAATPDVEIVRGDSNDFESLRQAMAGCWGVVGCAPAALPPVLALLDAVADAGVGRVALILEGANEHSGSELAGEAAEYALSLGVRIDVVTRGVEGDAAEPEVVAGVFAR